The following proteins are encoded in a genomic region of Arachis stenosperma cultivar V10309 chromosome 4, arast.V10309.gnm1.PFL2, whole genome shotgun sequence:
- the LOC130975661 gene encoding serine/threonine-protein phosphatase 7 long form homolog, which produces MLAALIERWRPETHSFVLPIGEVTVTLEDVAHIFGLPINGEPVSGWTDSSSEFVQSQGIAIFGREPSVSQNAKSYIKLGWVRRIRDAEPLDTEESIRRYVRCHIFCLLGSTLFTDKSTAYAHAKYLLLLRDFEHIHTYSWGSACLAHLYIALCRASRYDTKEMDGPLNLLFVWAWERMPCLAPVPRQTLPPAEIPVGRRWSHSEWTTAWLSKTVETFRHDIDYMQEFEWRPYHRLIVPDELYPHLEVCDIVAPLLSFECVEWHLADRVMRQYGYAQAPPRAARDIPVDQHCIVLRGVQQHDWTVLHGPWIEEWANRRHSRLRDQHPLLTWDFFPTVEYRDCHRPTVMVAITLRAVTTLSTAPTLRAATILSTVTTIGLTSPAAEMLVWVAGQILVVSFHCRCQLIHVGHQ; this is translated from the exons ATGTTAGCTGCTCTGATTGAAAGGTGGAGGCCTGAGACCCACAGCTTTGTATTGCCGATCGGTGAGGTTACAGTGACATTAGAGGATGTCGCTCATATATTTGGCCTCCCCATTAATGGAGAGCCTGTCAGTGGATGGACAGATAGTAGTAGCGAGTTCGTTCAAAGTCAGGGCATAGCGATATTCGGTCGTGAGCCATCAGTTAGTCAAAATGCGAAGTCCTATATAAAGTTGGGTTGGGTTCGACGTATTAGAGACGCAGAGCCGTTAGATACTGAGGAGTCCATCAGGAGATACGTCAGATGTCATATCTTCTGTTTGTTAGGGTCGACCCTATTTACGGACAAGTCGACCGCATATGCCCATGCGAAATATCTACTATTGCTTCGCGATTTCGAGCATATCCATACTTATAGTTGGGGGTCAGCTTGTCTCGCTCATCTTTACATAGCACTATGCCGTGCATCACGATATGATACAAAGGAGATGGATGGCCCTCTGAATCTGTTGTTTGTTTGGGCATGGGAGCGAATGCCGTGTCTTGCTCCCGTACCGAGACAAACCCTTCCACCCGCCGAGATACCAGTTGGCAGGAG GTGGAGTCATTCGGAATGGACCACAGCGTGGTTATCCAAGACCGTAGAGACATTCAGGCATGACATAGACTACATGCAAGAG TTTGAGTGGCGGCCGTATCACCGATTGATCGTTCCGGACGAGTTATATCCCCATCTTGAGGTGTGTGACATCGTTGCTCCGTTGTTGTCATTCGAGTGTGTCGAGTGGCACCTTGCGGACCGAGTGATGCGTCAGTATGGATATGCACAAGCTCCTCCGCGGGCAGCAAGGGATATTCCAGTTGATCAACATTGCATCGTTCTACGTGGAGTGCAGCAACATGACTGGACAGTTTTACATGGGCCATGGATAGAGGAGTGGGCCAACAGGCGACACAGTCGATTGCGGGATCAGCACCCCCTTCTGACCTGGGATTTTTTCCCGACGGTAGAGTATCGGGATTG CCACCGGCCTACAGTCATGGTAGCCATCACTCTCAGGGCAGTCACCACTCTCAGCACAGCCCCCACGCTCAGAGCAGCCACCATTCTCAGCACAGTGACCACG attggtttgacttctccagcggCGGAGATGCTGGTTTGGGTGGCTGGTCAGATTTTAGTGGTATCCTTTCACTGTCGGTGTCAGCTGATCCACGTAGGGCATCAGTAG